In Ruania alkalisoli, the DNA window ACCGAGTCCAAGCCGCTCGAGGTGGAGATCGCCGTCGCCGAGGTCGGTTCGGACCAGTCGCGGGACCAGATCTACCGGCTCGGCTATGACGGATCGGTCGCGGATGAGTCCGGATACGTCGTCATGGGGGGAGCGGCCGACCAGCTCGGTCACCGCATCGGTGAGTCGTGGCGCCCGGGCATGAGCCTGGCAGAGGTGCTGGTGCTGGCCGTCGGCACGTTGGGGACTGACTCATCCGGGAAGCAGCGCCGGATTCCCGCTCCGGAGCTGGAGGCTGCCGTGCTCGACCGTGCCCGCCGTCGCCGGACCTTTCGCCGGCTGGACGCCGGCGCTCTTGCCGAGTTGCTGGACAGCGATGCACCAGGTGGCCCCGCAGGTGGCACGGGCGCATGAGCCGGCGTATCTTCGGCCTGGAGACCGAGTTCGGTGTCACCTGCGCGGCACCGGAGGGCCGGGGACTGTCCGCGGAGGAGGTGGCACGGTACCTGTTCCGCAAGGTCGTGGCCTGGGGGCGGTCGTCCAACGTCTTCCTCGGAAACGGGGCGCGGCTCTACCTGGATGTCGGATCTCATCCGGAGTATGCGACTGCCGAGTGTGACGACCTGACCCAGCTGGTCGCTCACGACAAGGCAGGTGAGCGCATCCTCGAAGGGCTCGTCGCGGACGCCCAGCAGCGCCTCGACGCCGATGGCATCGATGGACGGGTGCACCTGTTCAAGAACAACGTGGACTCCGCCGGGAACTCTTTCGGCTGCCACGAGAACTACCTGATCCGCCGCCGTGGGGACTTCGCCCGGCTGGCGGAGGTGCTGGTGCCGTTTCTCATCACCCGCCAGGTGCTCACCGGTGCCGGGCACATCCAGGTCACCTCCCGCGGCCCGCTCTACTGCTTCTCCCAGCGGGCCGATCACCTGTGGGAAGCGACAAGCTCGGCGACGACCCGCTCCCGACCGATCATCAACACCCGGGACGAACCCCACGCCGACGCCGACCGGTACCGGCGCCTGCATGTGATCTCCGGAGATTCGTCGATGTCGGAGACGACTACGCTGCTCAAGGTCGGCATGACGGATCTGCTGCTGCGCATGCTGGAGGCCGGGCAGCAGTTCCCGGACCTCAGTCTGGAGAACGCTGTTCGGGCGCTGCGGGAGATCTCCCACGACATCACCGCCACCACATCGGTGACTCTGGCCAGCGGGGCACGCTACACCGCTGTGGAGGTTCAGCAGGTGTATCTGGACCGGGTGCGAGACTACCTGTCCACGACCGATAAGCGACCTCACGACGACCAGGTGGTCGAGCTCTGGTCGCGCGGTCTGAAGGCGCTGCGTCAGCAGGACACCACGCTCGTGGACCGGGACCTCGACTGGGCCATCAAGAAACGGCTCCTTGACCGCTACTCCCAGGCGCACGGCGTCCCGCTCTCGGACCCGAGGGTGCTGCGTCTGGACCTGGCCTACCACGACATCTCACGCACCGACGGCCTCTTCGCCAAGCTGACCGACCGGGACATGGTCACGAGGGTGGTCACCGACGAGCAGATCAGGACGGCGTCCGAGCAGCCCCCGCAGACCACGCGGGCCAAGCTCCGGGGCGAGTTCGTGCAGGCGGCCACAGCCCGCCGACGTGACTACACGGTCGACTGGGTGCACCTCAAGCTCAACGACGGCGCCGGCCGGACCGTGTTGTGCAAGGATCCGTTCCGTTCCGAGGACGAGCGTGTCGCCCGGCTGATCGCGAGCCTCGAGCCTGGCGGTGGTACTCCCACCGCGGGAGCGTAGGATCTGCCCTCGTGTTCCGCTCAAGCCTGCCCGGAGGTCGCTTGCCCGCCCCTCGCGCGCCCCGCCTCGTTCTCGTGACAGCCGTCTTGGCGCTCCTTCTGGCCGGGTGCACTCAGCCCGATGCCGAACCCGAGCCCCCCGCGGTGGAACAGGTGGAGGTTGCCGGCGATTTCGGCGCGCGACCGCACGTCCAATTCGATACGCCGCTGGCGGTGACCGAGTCCGGCACGCGCACCGTCATCGAGGGCGACGGACCCGCGCTGGCCGAGGGCGACCTGGCGCTGGTCTCCTACTTGGCGGTCAGCGCCGAGACCGGCGAGGTCGAGGTGAGCAATTTCGGGTCACAGCCGCAGACGCTGCGCGTGACCGAAGATGAGGCAGGCCCTCTCTACGAGGACCTCCTGGGCACCCCGGAGGGCTCTCGGCTGCTCCGGGTCGAACTCGGGACGGCCGATCGCCCGGAGCCGTCGGTGCTCGTGTATGACGTCCGGCACACACGCGCGTGGGGCGAGGAGGTCGATCCGCCCGAGGGAGCACCGACCGTCACATTCGACGAGTCCGGAGCACCGTCGGTGCAGATCCCCGGCTCCGAGCCACCCTCGGAGCTGGAGGTGGTCACGCTCAGACGCGGTGACGGGCCGCAGGTCCAGGAGGAGATGGCGGTCACGGTGCGCTACACCG includes these proteins:
- a CDS encoding FKBP-type peptidyl-prolyl cis-trans isomerase codes for the protein MTAVLALLLAGCTQPDAEPEPPAVEQVEVAGDFGARPHVQFDTPLAVTESGTRTVIEGDGPALAEGDLALVSYLAVSAETGEVEVSNFGSQPQTLRVTEDEAGPLYEDLLGTPEGSRLLRVELGTADRPEPSVLVYDVRHTRAWGEEVDPPEGAPTVTFDESGAPSVQIPGSEPPSELEVVTLRRGDGPQVQEEMAVTVRYTAVSWESGEVVDGTWSSGEGPTTIAFTGLIEGWQNGLVDAPVGSQVMLIVPPSQAFGDDTLVYVIDVLAVSALDGTEGSAGSDAGDGAEES
- the prcA gene encoding proteasome subunit alpha, producing MTQPFYVSPEQLMKDRADFARKGIARGRSVVVIGYEGGIAFITENPSRALHKISEIYDRIAFAAVGKYNEFENLRVAGVRYADLRGYSYDRSDVNARGLANAYAQTLGSVFTTESKPLEVEIAVAEVGSDQSRDQIYRLGYDGSVADESGYVVMGGAADQLGHRIGESWRPGMSLAEVLVLAVGTLGTDSSGKQRRIPAPELEAAVLDRARRRRTFRRLDAGALAELLDSDAPGGPAGGTGA
- the pafA gene encoding Pup--protein ligase is translated as MSRRIFGLETEFGVTCAAPEGRGLSAEEVARYLFRKVVAWGRSSNVFLGNGARLYLDVGSHPEYATAECDDLTQLVAHDKAGERILEGLVADAQQRLDADGIDGRVHLFKNNVDSAGNSFGCHENYLIRRRGDFARLAEVLVPFLITRQVLTGAGHIQVTSRGPLYCFSQRADHLWEATSSATTRSRPIINTRDEPHADADRYRRLHVISGDSSMSETTTLLKVGMTDLLLRMLEAGQQFPDLSLENAVRALREISHDITATTSVTLASGARYTAVEVQQVYLDRVRDYLSTTDKRPHDDQVVELWSRGLKALRQQDTTLVDRDLDWAIKKRLLDRYSQAHGVPLSDPRVLRLDLAYHDISRTDGLFAKLTDRDMVTRVVTDEQIRTASEQPPQTTRAKLRGEFVQAATARRRDYTVDWVHLKLNDGAGRTVLCKDPFRSEDERVARLIASLEPGGGTPTAGA